The Silene latifolia isolate original U9 population unplaced genomic scaffold, ASM4854445v1 scaffold_673, whole genome shotgun sequence genomic interval AataattaatcgagaatagtggacgtaagcTTCGgggtgtgaagctgaaccacttcaaaaatccacTGTGCAAGTTTATTTATcgcttattttattgtttttaatattgtgtgATATTTGTATTACTTGAATTTAATCGATAAATTCAAAGTATAAATATGATACAATTCCAGATTCGATCAAAGTCGAAAAAGTGGtagatactcaattcacccccctcttgagtatttcataGGGATCCATAGACTCTTCATATACAAATTGTTAACACAGTCTAGGTTTTACCAAGAACATACAAATTGTTTTAATCAACGCCCTTCTTTTGGATGACGGAGCCAATGTGCAACCGTTACTGTAGTTGGGCATTAGGTTAACCCCCCGGACAACGAGATTGCAAGCAGATCAACTCAGTCAAAGCATTAATGGCCATATAAAACAGTGACTTCAACGAAAAATACAATCATGTCgcctttcctttcttttttggAGTTTGTTCAAAATACACCCTGCTTGTTCTACACATTACTCTGTCAAATAACTATCAAACTTCATTTGTCGAAATAAACAGCTAATTACCGTAATACTATGATTAGAGAAAGACGAGACTTGTACATGTAATATCACTAATCTTATACATGTAATATTATTAAACTAACTATATTATACATGTAATTCTATTTAATTTAGGAGTATGTTTTACTACTTGTGTGAGGACTAGGTTAAATACTCATCTTATATAAGAAGCAAGGCACTTAATTATTAGACATCGTTGCATGCAGCTACATAAACTCCAGATTTCCAAAGCCGAAAACCTCGAAATATTTCATAAAGGGTTAAAGATGGTGAATACCATGAGTACTTACAAGACCATGCTACACAATGTAATGAAATTAGCTGGGATGAGGACCAAACAAGTCGAAATAGAACCCGGGACTACGATTCACTTTTGGGTTCCATCTAAAAAGAGCAATAACAAGCCAAATATCGTTCTAGTCCACGGTTTTCAAGCTGACGGAATATTAACATGGCAATTTCAAGTTTTATCCTTGAGAAAAAAGTACAATGTTTATGTCCCTGATTTACTCTTCTTTGGTAAATCATATACTAGTAGAAGTGAAAGAAGTACAAGATTTCAGGCAGATTGTTTGGCAATTGGGCTAAATAAGTTGGGCTTAGAGGAGAATTGTATATATGTTGGGTTTAGTTATGGTGGGATGGTGGGCTTTCAGTTGGCTGAGCATCACCCTGAGTTAGTGGGCTCAATGGTCATCACcgactcggttttggccgaaccCGAGTCCGTAAGTCGTAAGGCTTTGGAAAGAGTCGGGTGCCCGAATTGGTCGGATTGTTTGATGCCTACTACTATTGAGGGTGTCAAGGTGTTGGTTGATATTTCTTCTAACAAGAACAACTTCCCTAAGATGCCGGATTTTTTCTTCAAGCATTATCTTAAGGTATCTTCGAGTCTTACTTTGAATTGGTTTTGTTGattttgtacattgttatataaGGATAAATA includes:
- the LOC141639981 gene encoding uncharacterized protein LOC141639981; the protein is MVNTMSTYKTMLHNVMKLAGMRTKQVEIEPGTTIHFWVPSKKSNNKPNIVLVHGFQADGILTWQFQVLSLRKKYNVYVPDLLFFGKSYTSRSERSTRFQADCLAIGLNKLGLEENCIYVGFSYGGMVGFQLAEHHPELVGSMVITDSVLAEPESVSRKALERVGCPNWSDCLMPTTIEGVKVLVDISSNKNNFPKMPDFFFKHYLKVMFDNRKERIELLEALVIKEKDVTNYQFKQPIHLIWGNQDKIFDMEVATNLKERLGGKTKLLIVEEAGHLALLEKPFVFNQRLREALDSFAMDAIPLIN